GGTCAGCGTAAATGGGCTACTGTATGCAGCAGGTGGAAGGGCCACTGGCCAGGACTTTTCAGCTCCTGTTACTTCTGACTGTGTGGAAGTTTATAACCCTCATACAGATACCTGGACTGAGATCGGTAGCATGATTACCAGCCGCTGCGAGGGGGGCCTGGCTGTGTTATGACCAACGACCTAAAAGTGACTCTATGGACACTTATTCCAGGGTTTCTGTCTTGGAAGCGCTCGGTATGAAAAGTATTGCACAAGTCATCTCAGGAACTTTGCTTCAATTCATTCTTCGCTGCTACAGACCTGAAGAACCAACTGGTGGATGGGAAATGAGTTGAAGTTTGTGGTGTCTAAAAACTAAATCCCAATCTACTATTCTGTGGAACGGGGACTGCAGTATGAGATGTTACTATTCGATCCAAGCCACTTTATTTTAAGATGTTACAATGACGGGGGGACGAATCACTGTAGAATGCATAATAAGGCTCTTTAGAACTTAGTTTCTACAATACGGTTCCCAACTTCTTTATTATGGAACATGATTTGGACATTTAACTTTTGCAAAAGTAGTTGGTGGGGTCCCCCCAGAAGTTAATGAAGGATGCTAGGGTATCCTATACACTGCATTGTGTGTATTTTAATATCCTAATTGACATATAAAGTTTATTTCAATTTGATGTTTTGCGCCCTTCACTTTCTTTTTCCTTTCCTCTGAGGTGATGTCTTTTCTGAGAGGAGTGGTATTCTCTCCTGTGGGCAGCAGCTACTATCAATTGAACAGCATCAACACGCTATACATCTTCCATCTATAGGACTCTATATGGTTTTTTACACTCAGGATAAACATAGTGGAGATTTCATCTGTATTGGCTTTTGGTCTGCACTCCACAGGGTATAGCTATCAGTGGTCATTCTTCATTATGTTTTTTTGCTATTCCACATTGGCATTAAGTGTATGTTCTATTAGGCGCTGACTTTTTATCATTTAGCACACGTTGTGCTTTAACTTTGTTTTAAGGTTCATTTGCTCAGTGGTCGGATTGGGACAATCACCCACCCCTAGAAGCTCTAGATTAGTTCCAGGAGGGTAGGATTGCACACGGCCAAGCGCACCCCATatgcactttgtgcatgtaccCAGGTACATTTGTGTTTATCATATACACTGAACTCTGCTCTACAACAGATCTTCCATTTTAACAAATCACAGCGAAAAAAATATCTTCGTTTTCCAAACTTTTTAGGACGTAGACAGTTGCAAAATGCCTGAACTACAAGGCAATTACCCATTAGGTGACGCGGGAGAGAAGAAATGTTTGCTGTGCACAAACAAGTTGTGTATTTAGTTTTTTTGCAGAGTATGAATAAGATACTCACATTAAGAAGTTAACGTATGCTGTGTATTTGATATAAAACAATTAGATATTTGGTATTTCACGATTGCGTGTGGGTTTATTTTTAACTAGTTACAAAGTACAGTACAGACTAAAGGAAGCAGtcaacctctttgctgccagatgAGTCTGCAATACATGTAGGCCTTCTGGCAAGGAACGGGTTAACCTAACTGACGCAGCAGTCAGgtttttttatatctttttttttttacaaacttaTTGAAAGGGGGCATCAAAAAAATGTTACCCATCTAAGATCATTAGCTGCATAGGTAAGTATGTTATTATTCACGTTCTTAGTTCTGTGTATGGCGTGCGTTGTTTTCCTGCATACAAATGCACTAAGAACCGTTTGCATCTACTTGCATTTGTCAGGTACACCAAGAAAGAATTGAATGTTGGCTCACGTATAACACACAAAAATGGCGCTTGCTTGCAATTATTACATATTTAGTTATTTGCGACAGAGCCAGCATCAAAACTCCACGTCGAcagcatttatttttttctttgtgaaAAAGTCGCAGACACACAACGTAAAACACAAAAACTGGGTTTAAACATTGGTGCAGACGTGCTATTCTTCTGTGCATGTTTTACATCACCTAATGATTCTTTATACATAGCCCCTTTTGTCTTAGGTAAAATCTATAAAACTATATTgattttaaaggagcagtccccaccaattgcaattttttttttactttgcggcatcttatttgcctttccacagctgtttttatttttaaaatcggatgctttgttcaggagataagcCAGGGCAGAGGCCTATCGTGCCCAATTTCTCAGTACAGCTGGGACACACTCAGCCGCGGGGAACTTGTCCcagcgttccccccccccccccctctccgattGCAGCCCTGGCTCCAAAGGAGTGCTTTACAAAAGCACATTACCTGCACATTGCCACAATTGATAAGTTGTTGTTTGTCTCATTACTGCTATGGCTGAGGGTGCTTTAGAATGGGATTGAGAAGCACTGTGAGCAGCAGGTTTGCAAATCTATGCAGGCGCAGTTAGAGCAGCAGAGTATAATTGAGAATCGGTGGAACCATCTTCCATATTATCAATAATCATTTACCAACACTATTGGGAAAAATATATTTTACCAAGAAAAGCCCCAAACCCATTCTGGTTAGGCTTGCTAGTGATGTATACAGCAGAGCGCAGATTAAAACAGTGTATCAATTGTCCTTTGTAACCAATGATTTTTGGGGATATGAACACGAGATAAGTAAAGTGGCTACTAAAGAAAATATTGCTACTAGGGTGAGGATGGCTCGCAGAGCCTTAAACCAAGAAGGGTAAGTGGGAAGGAGTGCGAGATCATAGTGCAGCGCAATCCCTAATCCCATTATCAACAGCAACGTGGCCTCTGTCATATTGTCCTTGAAGAGCAAAGCAACCCAGGCCAAAAGAGCCGGGACAGTGCTGTTTGCCAAGTTCATCCAGTCAGGTTTGGCGGGGCTGCTGTCTGGAATGGCAAACCCCCAGCGGGCACCTCCAAGGAAAGACAATATGGAGGCTCCATATGCCACCTGAGCAAAGGCCACCTCTGGGTAGTAGCAGGTTGTAATGCTCATGAGAAGCGGTGCAGAAACGAAGGGGATTAGCCCGGCCAGGCCCAGGTACAGAGCAGGTTTCGGGGCCTCTTTAAGAGTTCTCATGTCATATCGCAGCAGGTCCAGCTCTCGTTTCTCAGGCTCCTGGAGTTTCCTTTTTTTGAGGTGGCAGGCCGAGGTGTGTATCCCCAGAGCGTAACTCGGGCGGGATGTAGTGTGCTGTAGCATTGCTTTACAGGAGGTAAACAGGGATCTCTTTGTGCAGAACTCAGTAGGTGTTAATTGAAAGATGTTTCGTCTATACAAGTGGTACATCGGTGCTCTTATCTTATGCAGCTGCGAGGAGAAAGAAGTGGATCGTTAAGTGAACTTGTCTCATTCCCTTCATCCTCACAAAACTTCATACTTTGGAACATAAAACCGTACTAATCTCTGGAcccccactgtaccacgctgcggaatatgttggtactttacaaataaacgctaATAATAATGGTGGTAATGCTGCTGGCTCTCTTACAGATATAAAAAACGGCATCTGTTGGTGTGTAAATTAAAGTGGTTTTGTGTGTTGATATTCTAATTTCCTTTAATACAATACATTTCACTGCATAGAAAAATCGAGACACCATTACCCATTAGTTCAAATGTGAAATATTCTCAGAATAGCTCACGTAAAACCAAAGTTGAGTCAAAGGGACATTCTCACCAAGTAATTGTACATTTTAACATACCCCCTAAATAATGTATAGATTTCCAGTTACATATCTTTCTTACCTGCACAGCTAGTGGCACACACCTTCGTCCGAGGCAGGGTAGCATCTCTGCAAACTCAAATCTGCCAAATATATCACAGTATATTTATTTACTAGAAAAAATATTTTTGCAAGGAAGACCCATATTTGTACAGTAAACCCAAGTATACCACAAAATAGGAATCATGTCTACATAGCTTACAATATGACTACACAGACTCGGTTGTTAAAAGAAAATGAAACTTTGCCTGTTAAAACACTGTGTATTGGTCCAGCCTAAAAAATGTCAGCGGTTGTAAGTGAAAAGCTGCCATACTTGATGTTGGCACAAAGCTGAAATCCAGCTATTTGAATGGAAGATAAAGCCTGATTCATCGCAGATCTTGGATATGAGTGGAGAACCACCACAATGTTCTGCTCCTTACTCGTTTTTCGTGGGTgcacatacaaacactcacaatgtaTCTGCCACGGGTGCGCTGTtcttctccagcacagagaatcaaagaaggaaaagaaaaaaaaaaagaaaaacagcatTCCAGAGCACTTATATATCTTAACAACGGTCCAAGTCAGGAACGAAACGTTGGTTGTGCACTAAAACTGTATTATTGCTTTGTTCACCAAGTCTTCTGGTGTGCCCTTTTTTGGCTTTGATTACAGAAGACATACCTGTACAAAGTCCTAAAGTACACAGGgatatttatatatttgggggacaAAATAAAGACTGCTGAGAAGTGGCAAGTTGAGAAGAGCTGAAGATCCcatatgtgacgtcacattttgaaGAGTGCCCATTTTCTTTTCAAGTTGTGTGGGCTGTATTCATTTGAGTGCATTGTTTATATAGCTTTGGTCCGTGTTCTTTATATACAAATTTTGAAATAAACATAAGTGGCATTTCATAGCGAATAGCAGTTGTGTTTAATATAATAAGTTATAGgtggctgtaaaaaaaaaaaaagatgtattttatatactttaaaaaaagTTTGGCCtagaaatgtgtgtatatgttgtaaCTCAGGgttttagcataggtttaactacCCTTATTTCTTCTATTATGCTGTTTAATTTCATAAATGGCTTTATACCAAGGAGGGGAGTAAATAAAACCTTCGCATTGGAGTGGAGCAAACTAGACTGAcaatcacccccccttccctttcagaGACATGGATGAAAACATTGTAATTGTGAGacttttaaaataattaaaacttgTTTGATTTTATTTGGGGCATCCCCTATTAAACATACAATATACTCCAactacctatttagcaggtactgtacctggttTGTCTGTTCTgtagctattaaaaaaaaaacaagtgtacCTGAGTCTAACAGTTTGTAATAATGTTATCTAATTACAGCAGCTTCAATATTAAtgaccaattcaataaataaacaaCAACGTTATAGGGGGATGTATCACCACTTAGTTAAAATGTGTGCATAGAAAAGTAAATCCCAAAACACATAAGGTGGTATTggtaaaa
Above is a genomic segment from Ascaphus truei isolate aAscTru1 chromosome 10, aAscTru1.hap1, whole genome shotgun sequence containing:
- the TMEM69 gene encoding transmembrane protein 69, with protein sequence MLPCLGRRCVPLAVQLHKIRAPMYHLYRRNIFQLTPTEFCTKRSLFTSCKAMLQHTTSRPSYALGIHTSACHLKKRKLQEPEKRELDLLRYDMRTLKEAPKPALYLGLAGLIPFVSAPLLMSITTCYYPEVAFAQVAYGASILSFLGGARWGFAIPDSSPAKPDWMNLANSTVPALLAWVALLFKDNMTEATLLLIMGLGIALHYDLALLPTYPSWFKALRAILTLVAIFSLVATLLISCSYPQKSLVTKDN